A section of the Microbacterium forte genome encodes:
- a CDS encoding aldo/keto reductase — protein sequence MQYTRLGRAGARVSRLALGTMNFGPVIDEEASRAILDRAVEAGIDFIDTADVYGGGRWGDHPGQSEEILGRWMKDRGTRDDLIVATKVFGVMGPRSNDRGLSAVHIRASVDASLRRLGTDRIDLYQMHHIDREVPLDETLSAFATLREQGKITYLGSSNFAGWHLARVHEIASAAGYPAPVTEQSLYNLTERTVELEVVPAAEQYGMGLLPWSPLASGQLGGVLQKTDRSRSSLDALGDRRSAIERYEAFCAELGIRPGVVAIAWLLHQPAVTAPVIGPRTIDQLDSAVEALDVTLDAETLAELDRIWPGPGGTAPETYAW from the coding sequence ATGCAGTACACCCGTCTCGGACGAGCCGGCGCTCGAGTGAGCCGCCTGGCCCTCGGCACCATGAACTTCGGTCCCGTGATCGACGAAGAGGCCTCGCGCGCCATCCTGGATCGCGCGGTCGAGGCCGGCATCGACTTCATCGACACCGCCGACGTCTACGGCGGAGGCCGGTGGGGCGACCACCCCGGGCAGTCGGAGGAGATCCTCGGACGCTGGATGAAGGACCGCGGCACCCGCGACGACCTGATCGTCGCCACCAAGGTGTTCGGTGTGATGGGCCCGCGATCGAACGATCGGGGTCTGTCGGCTGTGCACATCCGCGCCTCGGTCGACGCATCGCTGCGGCGACTCGGCACCGACCGCATCGACCTGTACCAGATGCACCACATCGACCGCGAGGTGCCGCTCGACGAGACGCTCAGCGCCTTCGCGACGCTGCGCGAGCAGGGCAAGATCACCTATCTCGGCAGCTCGAACTTCGCCGGCTGGCACCTCGCGCGCGTGCACGAGATCGCGTCGGCCGCGGGCTATCCGGCGCCGGTCACCGAGCAGTCGCTGTACAACCTCACCGAGCGCACCGTCGAGCTCGAGGTGGTGCCCGCCGCGGAGCAGTACGGCATGGGGCTGCTGCCCTGGTCGCCGCTGGCCAGCGGACAGCTCGGCGGGGTGCTCCAGAAGACCGATCGCTCCCGGTCGAGTCTCGACGCGCTCGGCGACCGTCGTTCTGCGATCGAGCGCTACGAGGCGTTCTGTGCCGAGCTCGGCATCCGCCCCGGTGTCGTCGCGATCGCCTGGCTGCTGCACCAGCCGGCGGTGACGGCTCCCGTGATCGGCCCGCGGACGATCGACCAGCTCGACTCGGCCGTCGAGGCGCTCGACGTGACGCTGGATGCCGAGACGCTCGCCGAGCTCGACCGCATCTGGCCGGGTCCCGGCGGTACCGCTCCCGAGACCTACGCCTGGTAG
- a CDS encoding beta-galactosidase, giving the protein MHYGADYNPEQWPREVWPEDVRLMREAGVTMVSLGIFSWSRIQPAEGEFDWEWLDEIIGLLHEGGIRVDLATATASPPPWATTAYPEMLPQDADGSTFWPGSRQAFAPSSPVYRRLAAELVTALAERYAHHPAVVLWHVNNEYGCHLHYDYSDSARDAFRLWLQRRYSTIDALNHAWGTDFWSQRYTAFEQILPPRKAPYSINPTSVLDFKRFTSDTLLELYVMERDIIRASGATQPITTNFMGAFPPADYWKWAAEVDVISDDNYPDPNDPESFRGAAFARELMRGLKPGVPWILTEQSTNALNWRPTNAPKAPGQMAAISAQAVGRGADGIMFFQWRQSRRGSEKFHSAMVPQAGLDTRTWREVTELGGQLAQLPDLPDVSSGARIALVFDWENWWAIDGRDHPIALDYLTLAHRWHAALHRQNLAVDIVNTTSDLSAYSLVVAPQQYLLGDEGAANLSAYVEQGGNLFISAFSDVVDQDDAFREGGFIVSLRDVLGVALEDFGALVPPESVRSADSAGEVASHAVPDGPGQSEAPLDGPAGGIVGQYFAEELIVQDAEVLGRFTDGRTAGRAAFTRKRAGAGNGFYLATIPDDAGMTAVLGWLASEAGVAAEIPGLPEHVEIARRGSILTVINHSAEPIAVDVIGADVLTGSTVARRELGAFGWAFIDTSDSPPPHHSQKENS; this is encoded by the coding sequence ATGCACTACGGCGCCGACTACAACCCCGAGCAGTGGCCACGAGAGGTGTGGCCCGAAGACGTGCGGCTCATGCGCGAAGCGGGCGTGACGATGGTGAGCCTCGGCATCTTCTCGTGGTCGCGCATCCAGCCCGCCGAGGGTGAGTTCGACTGGGAGTGGCTCGACGAGATCATCGGGCTGCTGCACGAGGGCGGCATCCGGGTCGACCTCGCCACCGCCACCGCATCCCCTCCCCCGTGGGCCACGACCGCCTACCCCGAGATGCTGCCCCAGGATGCCGACGGCTCGACCTTCTGGCCGGGCAGCCGACAGGCCTTCGCCCCCTCGTCACCGGTGTACCGCCGCCTCGCCGCCGAGCTGGTCACGGCGCTCGCAGAGCGCTATGCGCATCATCCGGCCGTCGTGCTGTGGCACGTCAACAACGAGTACGGCTGCCACCTGCACTACGACTACTCCGACTCGGCGCGCGACGCCTTCCGGCTGTGGCTGCAGCGCAGGTACTCGACGATCGACGCCCTCAACCATGCGTGGGGCACCGACTTCTGGTCGCAGCGCTACACGGCGTTCGAGCAGATCCTGCCGCCGCGCAAGGCGCCGTACAGCATCAATCCGACGAGCGTGCTCGACTTCAAGCGCTTCACCTCCGACACCCTGCTCGAGCTGTACGTCATGGAGCGCGACATCATCCGCGCCTCGGGCGCCACCCAGCCGATCACCACGAACTTCATGGGCGCGTTCCCGCCGGCCGACTACTGGAAGTGGGCCGCCGAGGTCGACGTGATCAGCGACGACAACTACCCCGACCCCAACGACCCCGAGTCGTTCCGCGGGGCGGCGTTCGCGCGCGAGCTGATGCGGGGCCTGAAGCCCGGCGTGCCGTGGATCCTCACCGAGCAGTCGACGAACGCCCTGAACTGGCGACCGACGAACGCCCCGAAGGCACCCGGCCAGATGGCGGCGATCAGTGCCCAGGCGGTCGGGCGCGGCGCCGACGGCATCATGTTCTTCCAGTGGCGGCAGTCGCGCCGGGGCAGCGAGAAGTTCCACTCGGCGATGGTGCCGCAGGCGGGGCTCGACACCCGCACCTGGCGAGAGGTCACAGAGCTCGGTGGTCAGCTCGCCCAGCTGCCCGACCTTCCGGACGTCTCGTCGGGGGCGAGGATCGCGCTCGTCTTCGACTGGGAGAACTGGTGGGCCATCGACGGCCGCGACCACCCGATCGCGCTCGACTACCTCACGCTCGCGCACCGCTGGCATGCGGCACTGCACAGACAGAACCTCGCGGTCGACATCGTGAACACCACGAGCGACCTCAGCGCGTACTCGCTCGTCGTCGCACCGCAGCAGTACCTGCTCGGCGACGAGGGCGCGGCCAATCTGTCCGCCTATGTCGAGCAGGGTGGGAACCTCTTCATCTCGGCGTTCAGCGACGTGGTCGACCAGGACGACGCGTTCCGCGAGGGCGGGTTCATCGTCTCGCTGCGGGATGTTCTCGGAGTCGCGCTCGAGGACTTCGGTGCGCTCGTGCCGCCCGAGTCCGTGCGCTCGGCGGATTCGGCCGGAGAGGTCGCGAGCCACGCTGTGCCCGACGGGCCCGGCCAGTCGGAGGCACCGCTCGACGGACCAGCGGGCGGGATCGTCGGGCAGTACTTCGCGGAAGAGCTGATCGTGCAGGATGCCGAGGTGCTCGGCCGCTTCACCGACGGTCGCACCGCGGGGCGCGCGGCCTTCACTCGCAAGCGGGCAGGTGCCGGGAACGGCTTCTACCTCGCGACGATCCCCGACGACGCGGGCATGACCGCGGTGCTGGGCTGGCTGGCCTCCGAGGCCGGGGTCGCCGCCGAGATCCCCGGGCTCCCCGAGCACGTCGAGATCGCGCGCCGCGGCAGTATCCTCACCGTCATCAACCACAGCGCCGAGCCGATCGCCGTCGACGTGATCGGCGCCGATGTGCTCACGGGCTCGACCGTTGCACGCCGCGAGCTCGGCGCGTTCGGATGGGCGTTCATCGACACGAGCGACTCGCCACCACCGCACCACTCGCAGAAGGAGAACAGCTGA
- the pulA gene encoding pullulanase-type alpha-1,6-glucosidase, which translates to MFKPARSKTTASRPLALLAAAALVVSGFGAAGTLGPPPASAADRTVALVGSLQSELGCAADWAPDCAETELEPTGAEGVYSAEFEVPAGTWQYKVAVNDGWDEAYGLDGGADDIPLTVAGPTTLRFTFDDTLKRVGLEATEVRGGYTADDDALVESPARQAGAGEQFYFVMTDRFANGDTSNDAGGLEGDRLTTGFDPTDKGFYQGGDIAGIRDNLDYIEGLGTSAIWLTPSFANKPVQGEGANASAGYHGYWITDFTRIDPHLGTNEELQALIADAHARGIKVYFDIITNHTADVIDYAEGQYSYIDQATRPYTDAAGTAFDPADHAGTGGFPELDPATSFPYTPVVADSETDVKVPAWLNDPSLYHNRGNSTWSGESVTYGDFDGLDDLMTEHPTVVNGFVEVYDKWIDLGIDGFRIDTVKHVNFEFWEKWTADVLDYAHEQGNDDFFMFGEVYDADPVKLAPYVRDTDMNSILDFTFQSSAVSYASGNSAKGLQSLFAGDDRYTTPDSSSTALPTFLGNHDMGRVGSFLQSTDAPLQRDELAHELMFLTRGQPVVYYGDEQGFTGAGGDKNARQSLFATQVAEYADQNLITGEQAGSVDRYATDAALYEHIAALSELRESNPALGEGAQIERYAASGAGVYAFSRVDADDKVEYLVAVNNAATAQTVDLATLTADASYEVLYGDAAPLTTDAGAAASITVPALSAVVWKADSTVTAPTEAASVSVSAPAAGAGVSGQSAVQADIADQWAQTSFAWRVVGSDEWQALGSAEDTDPRVFHDIRDLANGTLLEYRAVTTDAAGNHAAASTYASVGNAVTLEVGEEPESPIDMVTVPGSLNSEMGCAGDWDPACEKAKLTLRADGVWEGTFDLPAGDYEYKAAVNGSWAINYGANGVPDGANVTLAHAGGPITFYFDPRTNIVQSTADGPIVTLPGSLQDELGCAADWSPDCLGTLMADGDRDGVYEFSTADLPTGAYELKVAHGLSWAENYGADGVPGGANISFSATEGTVTSFRYTLATHVLEVGGDTPQLPGVGEQRAHWVDAETIAWPATLGSVERAAFQLYSSADASLAVVDGAVAGAEPIALDVIDGGLTDEQLTRFPALDGYLALRVTDADAAALLRTQLAVAQRDEAGALTAFTGVQIAGVLDDVYAAALDDVDLGVTFSGKNPTFRLWAPTAQSATLLTWNEGAEGDPVRHEATWDAASGVWSVKGKKDLKGDEYLWEVVVYAPTTGAIETNQVTDPYSIALTRNSQRSVAIDLDDKAWQPKQWQKTPSPIVERAVDRAIYELHIRDFSISDEMVPAAERGTYLAFTRDSAGTDQLTQLADAGINTVHLLPSFDIASIEEDRAVQAMPDCDLASFGPADSAQQACIQAVADADGFNWGYDPYHYSTPEGSYAVDADGGARVSEFRSMVGALHDMDLQVVLDQVFNHTAASGQAEKSVLDQVVPGYYHRLNAAGGVETSTCCQNVATEHLAAEKLMVDSIVTWARDYKVDGFRFDLMGHHSTTNMQAIRDALDALTFKKDGVDGSAIHLYGEGWNFGEVADNALFEQATQGQLGGTGIGTFNDRLRDAVHGGSPVDASSTFRQGFGTGLGTDPNGDPINGTVERALADLGHETDLVKLGLAGNLRDFTFTTSDGAVTAGEAIDYRGSAAGYADQPDETINYVDAHDNETLYDLSVLKLPVDTPMADRVRMNTLELATVTLSQSPSFWHAGTELLRSKSLDRNSYNSGDWFNRIDWTGQESTFGSGLPTAADNEEKWPIMAPLLADPALTPAPADMAAAEASALDLLRIRDEVDLLRLGSAELIQQKVTFPNGGAGAAPGVILMQIDDLAGPDADAELDGALVAFNSSPSPVTQTVTGLAGRSFALTPAQANGADAVVKTTTWDAATGTVTIPARSVAVLVDDQVQPIDTRVRATSDTLVKAGRSATVKVTVTADDGSAPVGTVTVHDRGKVVATIELTPADKGRATVSVPKLGRGIHLLTVRFDGTEPWQDSRGSRSLPVIVY; encoded by the coding sequence TTGTTCAAGCCGGCTCGGTCGAAGACGACCGCCTCACGTCCGCTCGCCCTTCTCGCCGCCGCCGCGCTCGTCGTCTCGGGGTTCGGCGCCGCCGGCACCCTGGGCCCACCGCCCGCTTCCGCCGCCGATCGAACCGTGGCCCTCGTGGGATCGCTGCAGTCCGAACTCGGCTGCGCTGCCGACTGGGCGCCCGACTGCGCCGAGACCGAGCTCGAGCCCACGGGCGCCGAGGGCGTCTACTCCGCCGAGTTCGAGGTGCCGGCGGGCACCTGGCAGTACAAGGTCGCGGTTAACGACGGCTGGGACGAGGCGTACGGCCTCGACGGCGGCGCCGACGACATCCCCCTCACGGTCGCGGGCCCGACGACCCTGCGCTTCACGTTCGACGACACCCTCAAGCGGGTGGGTCTCGAGGCGACCGAGGTGCGCGGCGGCTACACGGCAGACGACGACGCGCTGGTCGAGAGCCCGGCACGTCAGGCAGGAGCCGGCGAGCAGTTCTACTTCGTGATGACGGATCGCTTCGCGAACGGCGACACCTCCAACGACGCCGGCGGCCTCGAGGGCGATCGGCTCACCACCGGGTTCGACCCCACCGACAAGGGCTTCTACCAGGGCGGCGACATCGCCGGCATCCGCGACAACCTCGACTACATCGAAGGACTCGGCACCTCGGCGATCTGGCTGACGCCCAGCTTCGCCAACAAGCCGGTACAGGGCGAGGGCGCGAACGCCTCGGCCGGGTACCACGGCTATTGGATCACCGACTTCACGCGCATCGACCCCCACCTCGGCACGAACGAAGAGCTGCAGGCGCTGATCGCCGACGCGCACGCCCGCGGCATCAAGGTGTACTTCGACATCATCACCAACCACACCGCCGACGTGATCGACTACGCCGAGGGCCAGTACTCCTACATCGACCAGGCGACGCGTCCCTACACGGATGCCGCGGGCACCGCGTTCGACCCGGCCGACCACGCGGGCACCGGTGGCTTCCCCGAGCTCGACCCGGCGACGAGCTTCCCCTATACGCCGGTGGTCGCCGACAGCGAGACCGACGTCAAGGTCCCCGCCTGGCTGAACGACCCCTCGCTCTATCACAACCGCGGCAACTCGACCTGGTCGGGCGAGTCGGTCACCTACGGCGACTTCGACGGACTCGACGACCTGATGACCGAGCACCCGACCGTCGTCAACGGCTTCGTCGAGGTGTACGACAAGTGGATCGACCTGGGCATCGACGGCTTCCGCATCGACACCGTCAAGCACGTGAACTTCGAGTTCTGGGAGAAGTGGACAGCTGACGTCCTGGACTACGCGCATGAGCAGGGCAACGACGACTTCTTCATGTTCGGCGAGGTCTACGACGCCGATCCGGTGAAGCTCGCACCCTACGTGCGCGACACCGACATGAACTCGATCCTCGACTTCACCTTCCAGTCCTCCGCCGTCAGCTATGCGTCCGGCAACTCGGCCAAGGGCCTGCAGTCCCTCTTCGCGGGCGACGACCGCTACACGACACCCGATTCGTCGTCGACCGCCCTGCCCACGTTCCTCGGCAACCACGACATGGGGCGGGTCGGATCCTTCCTGCAGTCGACGGATGCTCCGCTGCAGCGCGACGAGCTGGCGCACGAGCTCATGTTCCTCACCCGCGGCCAGCCCGTCGTCTACTACGGCGACGAGCAGGGCTTCACGGGCGCCGGCGGCGACAAGAACGCCAGGCAGTCGCTGTTCGCCACCCAGGTGGCCGAGTACGCGGACCAGAACCTCATCACCGGCGAGCAGGCGGGCTCCGTCGACCGCTACGCGACGGATGCCGCGCTCTACGAGCACATCGCCGCGCTGTCAGAGCTCCGCGAGTCGAACCCGGCTCTCGGCGAGGGCGCGCAGATCGAGCGCTACGCGGCGTCCGGCGCAGGCGTCTACGCCTTCTCGCGGGTGGATGCCGACGACAAGGTCGAGTACCTGGTCGCGGTGAACAACGCCGCGACCGCGCAGACGGTCGACCTCGCGACGCTGACCGCCGACGCCTCCTACGAGGTGCTCTACGGTGACGCCGCACCCCTCACCACGGATGCCGGCGCCGCTGCCTCGATCACGGTGCCGGCCCTGTCGGCCGTGGTCTGGAAGGCCGACTCCACCGTCACGGCGCCGACCGAGGCGGCATCCGTCTCGGTGTCCGCGCCGGCCGCCGGCGCCGGTGTCTCAGGTCAGTCCGCCGTGCAGGCCGACATCGCCGACCAGTGGGCGCAGACCAGCTTCGCCTGGCGCGTCGTCGGCTCTGACGAGTGGCAGGCCCTGGGCTCGGCGGAGGACACCGATCCGCGTGTCTTCCACGACATCCGCGATCTCGCGAACGGCACGCTCCTCGAGTATCGGGCGGTGACGACCGACGCCGCCGGCAATCACGCCGCCGCCTCGACCTATGCCTCGGTCGGCAACGCGGTGACGCTCGAAGTGGGCGAGGAGCCCGAGTCGCCGATCGACATGGTGACGGTGCCAGGCAGCCTCAACTCCGAGATGGGCTGCGCGGGCGACTGGGATCCGGCGTGTGAGAAGGCGAAGCTGACCCTTCGTGCCGACGGCGTGTGGGAGGGGACCTTCGACCTGCCGGCGGGCGACTACGAGTACAAGGCCGCGGTCAACGGCAGCTGGGCGATCAACTACGGAGCGAACGGTGTGCCGGACGGCGCGAACGTCACTCTCGCCCATGCGGGCGGGCCGATCACCTTCTACTTCGACCCGCGCACGAACATCGTGCAGTCCACGGCAGACGGCCCCATCGTGACGCTGCCCGGCTCTCTGCAGGACGAGCTCGGGTGTGCGGCCGACTGGTCGCCCGACTGCCTCGGCACCCTGATGGCCGACGGCGACCGCGACGGCGTCTACGAGTTCTCGACCGCGGATCTGCCGACCGGCGCCTACGAGCTCAAGGTCGCGCACGGCCTGAGCTGGGCCGAGAACTACGGAGCCGACGGAGTGCCCGGCGGCGCGAACATCTCGTTCAGCGCCACCGAGGGCACGGTGACGTCGTTCCGCTACACGCTGGCGACGCACGTGCTCGAGGTCGGCGGGGACACCCCGCAGCTCCCCGGCGTCGGCGAGCAGCGCGCGCACTGGGTCGATGCCGAGACGATCGCATGGCCGGCCACGCTCGGGTCCGTCGAGAGGGCGGCCTTCCAGCTCTATTCCTCGGCAGACGCGTCACTCGCCGTGGTCGACGGCGCGGTCGCGGGAGCAGAGCCGATCGCGCTCGACGTGATCGACGGGGGTCTGACCGATGAACAGCTCACCCGATTCCCGGCGCTCGACGGCTACCTCGCCCTACGGGTGACGGACGCGGATGCCGCGGCGCTGCTGCGCACGCAGCTCGCGGTCGCCCAGCGTGACGAGGCAGGAGCGCTCACCGCGTTCACCGGCGTGCAGATCGCGGGTGTGCTCGACGACGTCTACGCGGCTGCACTCGACGACGTCGATCTCGGTGTGACGTTCTCGGGCAAGAACCCGACGTTCCGGCTGTGGGCGCCGACCGCGCAGAGCGCGACGCTGCTCACCTGGAACGAGGGTGCCGAGGGCGACCCCGTGCGCCACGAGGCCACATGGGATGCCGCGTCGGGTGTGTGGTCGGTGAAGGGCAAGAAGGATCTCAAGGGCGACGAATACCTCTGGGAGGTCGTCGTCTACGCTCCGACCACCGGGGCCATCGAGACGAACCAGGTCACCGATCCATACTCGATCGCCCTCACGCGGAACTCGCAGCGTTCGGTCGCCATCGATCTCGACGACAAGGCCTGGCAGCCGAAGCAGTGGCAGAAGACGCCGTCGCCGATCGTGGAGCGGGCGGTCGACCGCGCGATCTACGAGCTGCACATCAGGGACTTCTCGATCAGCGACGAGATGGTTCCGGCTGCGGAGCGAGGCACCTACCTCGCCTTCACCCGTGACAGCGCAGGCACCGATCAGCTCACGCAGCTCGCGGATGCCGGCATCAACACCGTGCACCTGCTGCCGTCGTTCGACATCGCGTCGATCGAGGAGGACAGAGCGGTGCAGGCGATGCCTGACTGCGACCTCGCCTCGTTCGGCCCCGCCGATTCGGCGCAGCAGGCGTGCATCCAGGCGGTCGCCGATGCCGACGGATTCAACTGGGGCTACGACCCGTACCACTACTCGACGCCCGAGGGCTCGTACGCGGTCGATGCCGACGGCGGGGCGAGGGTCAGCGAGTTCCGGTCGATGGTCGGCGCGCTGCACGACATGGACCTCCAGGTCGTCCTCGACCAGGTGTTCAACCACACCGCGGCATCCGGTCAGGCCGAGAAGTCGGTGCTCGACCAGGTGGTTCCCGGCTACTACCACCGGCTCAACGCGGCGGGCGGCGTCGAGACCTCGACGTGCTGCCAGAACGTCGCGACCGAGCACCTCGCCGCAGAGAAGCTCATGGTCGACTCGATCGTGACCTGGGCGCGCGACTACAAGGTCGACGGCTTCCGGTTCGACCTCATGGGGCACCACTCGACGACGAACATGCAGGCCATCCGTGACGCGCTCGACGCGCTGACGTTCAAGAAGGACGGCGTCGACGGATCGGCGATCCACCTGTACGGCGAGGGCTGGAACTTCGGCGAGGTCGCCGACAACGCCCTGTTCGAGCAGGCCACACAGGGCCAGCTCGGAGGCACGGGCATCGGGACGTTCAACGACCGGCTGCGCGATGCCGTGCACGGTGGCAGCCCGGTCGATGCCTCGTCGACGTTCCGCCAGGGGTTCGGCACGGGTCTCGGAACCGATCCGAACGGCGATCCGATCAACGGCACCGTCGAGCGGGCGCTCGCCGACCTCGGGCACGAGACCGATCTGGTCAAGCTCGGGCTCGCAGGCAATCTGCGCGACTTCACGTTCACGACGAGCGACGGCGCAGTGACGGCCGGAGAGGCCATCGACTACCGCGGCTCGGCGGCGGGCTATGCCGACCAGCCGGACGAGACGATCAACTACGTCGACGCGCACGACAACGAGACGCTCTACGACCTCTCGGTGCTCAAGCTGCCGGTGGACACCCCGATGGCCGACCGCGTGCGCATGAACACGCTGGAGCTCGCGACCGTGACGCTCTCGCAGTCTCCGTCGTTCTGGCACGCGGGCACCGAGCTGCTGCGGTCGAAGTCCCTCGACCGCAACAGCTACAACTCGGGCGACTGGTTCAACCGCATCGATTGGACGGGTCAGGAGTCGACCTTCGGCTCCGGGCTCCCGACAGCCGCCGACAATGAGGAGAAGTGGCCGATCATGGCGCCGCTGCTCGCCGACCCCGCGCTCACGCCCGCCCCCGCCGACATGGCGGCAGCCGAGGCATCCGCTCTCGACCTGCTGCGCATACGCGACGAGGTCGACCTGCTGCGTCTCGGCTCGGCCGAGCTGATCCAGCAGAAGGTCACGTTCCCGAACGGCGGAGCGGGCGCAGCGCCCGGCGTGATCCTCATGCAGATCGACGATCTGGCGGGTCCCGATGCCGACGCAGAGCTCGACGGAGCACTCGTCGCGTTCAACTCCTCGCCCTCGCCGGTCACGCAGACGGTGACCGGCTTGGCCGGGCGCTCGTTCGCACTGACGCCGGCTCAGGCGAACGGAGCGGATGCCGTGGTCAAGACCACCACCTGGGACGCCGCGACCGGCACCGTGACGATCCCCGCCCGCTCGGTCGCCGTGCTCGTCGACGACCAGGTGCAGCCGATCGACACCCGCGTGCGTGCCACGTCGGACACTCTCGTGAAGGCGGGCAGGAGCGCGACCGTGAAGGTGACCGTCACCGCAGACGACGGCAGCGCCCCGGTGGGAACTGTGACGGTGCACGACCGCGGCAAGGTCGTCGCCACCATCGAGCTGACGCCGGCCGACAAGGGCAGGGCCACGGTCTCGGTGCCGAAGCTCGGTCGGGGGATCCACCTGCTCACGGTGCGATTCGACGGCACGGAACCGTGGCAGGACTCGCGCGGCTCGCGCAGTCTGCCCGTGATCGTCTACTAG